The Sagittula sp. P11 genome window below encodes:
- the fdxB gene encoding ferredoxin III, nif-specific, translated as MSVVAYTRGGAAYVPEFLMSIDPAKCIGCGRCFKVCGRDVMTLHGLTEDGTLVRPGTDEYDDVEDEIVKSVMHMIGPDNCIGCGACARVCPSDCQTHAALD; from the coding sequence ATGAGCGTCGTGGCCTATACCCGGGGCGGCGCGGCCTACGTGCCGGAGTTCCTGATGTCCATCGACCCGGCCAAGTGCATCGGCTGCGGGCGATGTTTCAAGGTCTGCGGCCGGGACGTGATGACCCTGCACGGCCTGACGGAGGACGGCACCCTCGTCCGACCCGGCACCGACGAATACGACGACGTCGAGGACGAGATCGTGAAGTCGGTGATGCACATGATCGGGCCGGACAACTGCATCGGCTGCGGCGCCTGTGCACGCGTCTGCCCTTCCGACTGCCAGACCCATGCGGCACTGGACTGA
- a CDS encoding CCE_0567 family metalloprotein gives MTVEELEKKVKRLSMRSTDAKMNLHDLSEELPTDWEKIPGVAQETYEVFRELAAARRDLKAAKQAEAGA, from the coding sequence ATGACTGTCGAAGAGCTTGAAAAGAAGGTGAAGAGGCTGTCGATGCGCTCCACCGACGCCAAGATGAACCTGCACGACCTCTCTGAAGAACTGCCAACCGACTGGGAGAAGATACCCGGGGTGGCACAGGAAACCTACGAGGTGTTCCGCGAACTGGCCGCCGCCCGCAGGGATCTCAAGGCAGCGAAGCAGGCGGAGGCCGGGGCATGA
- a CDS encoding nitrogen fixation protein NifQ, giving the protein MRHWTEPSTTGRAPAGHLAAAMPTISDMACILDRALAEREAGLGPLTERLGLSGADLAALRDTWAPGTALPDLDLPAPDRPADQQAIATLILWRARTTSPEVRWLAQILARRAMEGRHLWEDLGLVSRDALSELIARHLPGLKAANAQNMRWKKFFYRQICSDTGFALCLSPTCDDCDERADCFAD; this is encoded by the coding sequence ATGCGGCACTGGACTGAACCCTCCACCACGGGCAGGGCCCCGGCGGGCCACCTCGCCGCGGCGATGCCGACCATTTCCGACATGGCCTGCATCCTCGACCGGGCGCTGGCAGAGCGGGAGGCCGGTCTCGGTCCCCTGACCGAGCGGCTGGGGCTGTCGGGGGCCGACCTCGCCGCGCTGCGCGACACCTGGGCGCCCGGCACAGCCCTGCCCGACCTCGACCTGCCTGCCCCCGACCGCCCTGCCGACCAGCAGGCCATCGCGACGCTGATCCTGTGGCGCGCACGGACCACGTCGCCGGAGGTCCGCTGGCTGGCGCAGATCCTCGCGCGGCGCGCGATGGAAGGACGGCATCTCTGGGAAGACCTCGGCCTCGTCTCGCGTGACGCGCTTTCGGAGCTGATCGCGCGGCACCTGCCGGGGCTGAAGGCCGCCAACGCGCAGAACATGCGCTGGAAGAAATTCTTCTACCGGCAGATCTGTTCCGACACCGGGTTCGCGCTGTGCCTCTCGCCCACCTGCGACGACTGCGACGAACGGGCGGACTGCTTTGCCGATTGA
- a CDS encoding iron-sulfur cluster assembly accessory protein: MIEITEPARSAIKTAIDGAGQPVAGLRVMVQGGGCAGMKYGMALELTAQPDDAIVTAGEVTVLIDPESQPHLSGTTIDFVAGLEGSGFVFDNPNASSSCGCGKSFC, translated from the coding sequence ATGATCGAGATCACCGAACCCGCCCGCAGCGCCATCAAGACGGCCATCGACGGCGCTGGCCAGCCCGTCGCCGGGCTGCGCGTCATGGTGCAGGGCGGCGGCTGCGCCGGCATGAAATACGGCATGGCACTGGAGCTGACCGCCCAGCCGGACGACGCCATCGTCACCGCGGGCGAAGTCACCGTGCTGATCGACCCCGAAAGCCAGCCGCACCTGAGCGGCACCACCATCGACTTCGTGGCCGGGCTGGAAGGCTCCGGCTTCGTCTTCGACAACCCCAACGCCTCCAGCTCCTGCGGCTGCGGCAAGTCCTTCTGCTGA
- a CDS encoding NifX-associated nitrogen fixation protein, with product MTTETLEAERGGAMVDSPFLSQLAAVIRAEDSYGQWDDKTDADIMAEFIVTREERREIPIIGDPDPDVMWRVTKFYDAVGLLIEKRTGCMASQMQKMSHEGFGRIVLLAGKLVVVSKHLRDIHRFGFLSWEALAEAGEQMVAKAVETIEAYPDAAKA from the coding sequence ATGACCACCGAGACCCTTGAGGCCGAGCGCGGTGGCGCGATGGTCGACAGCCCCTTCCTCAGCCAGCTTGCCGCGGTGATCCGCGCCGAGGACAGCTATGGCCAGTGGGACGACAAGACCGATGCCGACATCATGGCAGAGTTCATCGTCACCCGGGAGGAGCGCCGCGAGATCCCGATCATCGGCGATCCGGACCCGGACGTGATGTGGCGCGTGACGAAGTTCTACGACGCCGTGGGCCTGCTGATCGAGAAACGGACCGGCTGCATGGCCTCGCAGATGCAGAAGATGAGCCACGAAGGCTTTGGCCGGATCGTGCTGCTCGCGGGCAAGCTGGTGGTGGTGTCGAAGCACCTGCGCGACATCCACCGTTTCGGCTTTCTCTCGTGGGAGGCGCTTGCCGAGGCCGGCGAGCAGATGGTGGCGAAGGCCGTCGAGACCATCGAGGCCTATCCCGACGCCGCGAAGGCCTGA
- the nifX gene encoding nitrogen fixation protein NifX, whose translation MSRTLRVIDTTGPASEPAPGETPLRIAIATNDMAYLGAHFGSAKTFAVYDVWKTGHRFVAAHAFDNVTKQKGKHDDQDDKITPKVEALKGCALLFALAIGGPSAAKIVRAGIHPIKRKDPEPIEAVLEQVKVMLNGTPPPFLRKILGTEDKPDFMDEYETEETA comes from the coding sequence ATGTCCCGCACGCTGCGCGTCATTGACACCACCGGACCGGCCAGCGAACCGGCCCCGGGCGAGACGCCCCTGCGCATCGCCATCGCCACCAACGACATGGCGTATCTCGGTGCCCATTTCGGCTCGGCGAAGACATTCGCCGTCTATGACGTCTGGAAGACCGGCCACCGTTTCGTGGCGGCGCATGCCTTCGACAACGTCACGAAGCAGAAAGGCAAGCACGACGACCAGGACGACAAGATCACCCCGAAGGTGGAGGCGCTGAAGGGCTGCGCCCTGTTGTTCGCGCTGGCCATCGGCGGCCCCTCGGCGGCGAAGATCGTGCGCGCGGGCATCCACCCGATCAAGCGCAAGGACCCGGAGCCGATCGAGGCGGTGCTGGAGCAGGTCAAGGTGATGCTGAACGGCACGCCCCCGCCCTTCCTGCGCAAGATCCTCGGGACCGAGGACAAGCCCGATTTCATGGACGAATACGAGACAGAGGAGACCGCCTGA